In Fusobacterium periodonticum ATCC 33693, the following are encoded in one genomic region:
- the recA gene encoding recombinase RecA, protein MAAKKDKNTPDSKITDKEGKQKAVNDAMAAITKGFGAGLIMKLGEKSSMNVESIPTGSINLDIALGIGGVPKGRIIEIYGAESSGKTTLALHVIAEAQKQGGTVAFIDAEHALDPVYAKALGVDIDELLISQPDYGEQALEIADTLVRSGAIDLIVIDSVAALVPKAEIDGEMSDQQMGLQARLMSKGLRKLTGNLNKYKTTMIFINQIREKIGVTYGPSTTTTGGKALKFYASVRLEVKKMGTVKQGDDPIGSEVVVKVTKNKVAPPFKEAAFEILYGKGISRVGEIIDAAVARDIIVKAGSWFSFRDQSIGQGKEKVRIELESNPELLEQVEADLKEAISKGPVDKKKKKSKKELASDDADTDDAELDEDSSEDSND, encoded by the coding sequence ATGGCAGCAAAAAAAGATAAAAATACCCCAGATTCAAAAATAACTGATAAAGAAGGAAAACAAAAAGCCGTCAATGACGCAATGGCAGCAATTACAAAAGGTTTTGGTGCTGGGCTTATTATGAAATTGGGAGAAAAGAGTTCTATGAATGTAGAATCTATCCCAACAGGAAGTATAAATTTAGACATAGCTTTAGGAATTGGTGGAGTACCTAAAGGAAGAATTATAGAAATATATGGAGCAGAAAGTTCAGGGAAAACTACTCTTGCATTACATGTTATAGCTGAAGCTCAAAAACAAGGTGGAACAGTTGCCTTTATTGATGCTGAACATGCTCTAGATCCAGTTTATGCAAAGGCATTAGGAGTTGATATAGATGAACTTTTAATTTCTCAACCAGACTATGGAGAACAAGCACTTGAAATAGCAGATACTCTTGTTAGATCAGGAGCGATTGATTTAATAGTTATTGACTCAGTTGCCGCTCTTGTTCCAAAGGCTGAAATAGATGGAGAAATGTCTGATCAACAAATGGGATTACAAGCTAGACTTATGTCAAAAGGTTTAAGAAAATTAACAGGAAACCTTAATAAATATAAGACTACAATGATTTTCATTAACCAAATTAGAGAAAAAATTGGGGTAACTTATGGACCTTCAACTACAACTACTGGAGGAAAGGCACTTAAATTCTATGCTTCAGTTAGATTAGAAGTTAAGAAAATGGGAACTGTAAAACAAGGTGACGATCCAATAGGAAGTGAAGTTGTAGTAAAAGTAACTAAGAATAAAGTTGCACCTCCATTTAAAGAAGCTGCTTTTGAAATACTATATGGAAAAGGAATTTCAAGAGTTGGAGAAATTATAGATGCAGCTGTTGCTAGAGATATAATAGTTAAAGCTGGTTCTTGGTTTAGTTTTAGAGATCAAAGTATAGGTCAAGGAAAAGAAAAAGTAAGAATAGAATTAGAATCAAATCCAGAATTATTAGAACAAGTTGAAGCAGACTTAAAAGAAGCTATTTCAAAAGGTCCTGTTGATAAGAAAAAGAAAAAATCTAAAAAGGAACTTGCTTCTGATGATGCAGATACTGATGATGCTGAATTAGATGAGGATTCAAGTGAAGACAGTAACGATTAA
- a CDS encoding glycosyltransferase family 9 protein → MENRKRILVIRLSSIGDVILTTPVLKAFKEKYPESIIDFLVIDKFKDAISLSPYVDNLLLFNKEKNDGLLNLIKFAKELSQNKYDYVFDLHSKFRSKIITFILSKFYNVKSYTYKKRAFWKSILVNMKLIKYKVDNTIVKNYFSAFKDFDLKYQGEKLNFSFEPELKNKFDEYKGYIAFAVGASKETKKWTVEGFGKLAKKLYETYGKKIILVGSKEDYERCDTIEKISENSVINLAGKLSLKETGALLSQAKFLLTNDSGPFHIARGVGCKTFVIFGPTSPGMFDFGENDILVYNKIECTPCSLHGDKVCPKKHFKCMKELSYETVFKIIESKEW, encoded by the coding sequence TTGGAAAATCGAAAAAGAATATTAGTTATAAGGTTAAGTTCAATAGGAGATGTGATACTAACAACTCCAGTATTAAAAGCATTTAAAGAAAAATATCCTGAAAGCATAATAGATTTTTTAGTGATAGATAAATTTAAAGATGCAATAAGCTTGTCACCTTATGTTGATAATCTTCTGCTCTTTAATAAAGAAAAAAATGACGGACTATTAAATTTAATAAAGTTTGCTAAGGAACTTTCACAAAATAAATATGATTATGTATTTGATTTACATTCTAAATTTCGTTCAAAAATAATTACTTTTATTTTAAGTAAATTCTACAATGTAAAATCATATACCTATAAAAAAAGAGCTTTTTGGAAATCTATACTTGTTAATATGAAACTTATAAAATATAAAGTTGATAATACAATAGTTAAAAATTATTTTTCAGCTTTTAAAGATTTTGATTTAAAATATCAGGGAGAAAAATTAAATTTTTCATTTGAACCTGAGTTAAAAAATAAATTTGATGAATATAAAGGTTATATAGCTTTTGCAGTTGGTGCTTCAAAGGAAACTAAAAAATGGACAGTAGAAGGTTTTGGAAAACTAGCAAAAAAACTATATGAAACTTATGGTAAAAAAATAATTTTAGTTGGCAGTAAAGAAGATTACGAAAGATGTGATACAATAGAGAAGATAAGTGAAAATTCTGTTATTAATTTAGCAGGTAAATTAAGTCTAAAAGAGACAGGAGCTCTATTATCACAGGCAAAATTTTTACTTACAAATGATTCAGGACCTTTCCATATTGCAAGAGGAGTTGGCTGTAAAACATTTGTAATATTTGGACCTACAAGTCCTGGAATGTTTGACTTTGGAGAAAATGATATTTTAGTTTACAATAAGATTGAATGTACACCTTGTAGTTTGCATGGAGATAAAGTTTGTCCAAAGAAACATTTTAAATGTATGAAAGAATTAAGTTATGAAACAGTTTTTAAAATAATAGAAAGTAAGGAGTGGTAA
- a CDS encoding RIO1 family regulatory kinase/ATPase — translation MSKNKIPEKIIKVLKDDHRSYVYVFQLETYGDKKFVYKESREKNKRKWQKFLNFFRGSESKREYYQMKKINSLGLKTAKPIFYNKEYLMYEYIEGREPTIDDIDLVVKELKKIHSMGYLHGDSHINNFLISPEKEVYIIDSKFQKNKYGKFGEIFEMMYLEDSVGIEIDYDKKSFYYKGAMLLRKYLTFFSKLKNIIRGK, via the coding sequence ATGAGTAAAAATAAGATTCCAGAAAAAATTATAAAGGTTTTAAAAGATGATCATAGAAGCTATGTCTATGTTTTTCAATTAGAAACATATGGGGACAAAAAGTTTGTATATAAAGAATCAAGAGAAAAAAATAAAAGAAAATGGCAAAAATTTTTAAATTTTTTTAGGGGATCTGAAAGCAAAAGAGAATATTATCAAATGAAGAAAATAAATTCTTTGGGACTTAAAACAGCAAAACCTATTTTCTATAATAAAGAGTACTTGATGTATGAGTATATTGAAGGAAGGGAGCCAACAATAGATGATATTGATTTGGTGGTAAAAGAACTAAAAAAAATACATTCTATGGGATATTTGCATGGAGATTCACATATTAATAATTTTTTAATATCTCCTGAAAAAGAAGTATATATAATAGATTCAAAATTTCAGAAAAATAAATATGGAAAATTCGGAGAAATCTTTGAAATGATGTATTTAGAGGACAGTGTAGGAATAGAAATTGACTATGATAAAAAAAGTTTTTATTACAAAGGTGCAATGTTACTTAGAAAATACTTAACTTTTTTTTCAAAATTAAAAAATATAATCAGAGGAAAATAA